Proteins from a genomic interval of Kribbella aluminosa:
- a CDS encoding extracellular solute-binding protein, whose amino-acid sequence MRRGVGLTLLAAALSVVVSSCGNGVIDKSTDGVPPAEATGTLRVLIPSFPPSTKGREAFQKVVDDFHKTYPKMKVEPDFATYKNLNEKMSTSIAAGIPYDVMVTGVGWIQPFASKRIFEDLGRYGVTPDFIREKSTPALIPAVTYDGKLYGYPLVADARAVALRKSAFLEAGLDPDKPPTSLADLKADAEKLTKRDKNGNITRSGFDLASATGFRQSFTTFLASTGTSLYVKGQPNFDNKQGLDTLLWIKSMINNVQPYGQTNAAQQPLVLTGEAAMGIVNGGVDCSADGIGQKNCDDLKFFRFDSGKEIEYVGGDLASIGSRSRHKDAAWAFIQSLTTPANLDMIAKLNKKVPAYKDASNSPQAKSNPLSQFVADGLVYAVNENEVPSNWLEMRGNFDIQLTQAVLGQKDPAKVLHNLAGQSR is encoded by the coding sequence GTGAGACGTGGAGTGGGACTGACTCTGCTGGCCGCTGCGCTCAGCGTTGTGGTCAGTAGTTGTGGCAACGGGGTGATCGACAAGAGCACGGACGGTGTGCCCCCGGCCGAGGCGACCGGGACGTTGCGGGTGCTGATTCCGTCGTTCCCGCCCAGTACCAAGGGGCGGGAGGCGTTCCAGAAGGTTGTCGACGACTTCCACAAGACCTATCCGAAGATGAAGGTCGAGCCGGACTTCGCGACGTACAAGAATCTGAACGAGAAGATGTCGACCTCGATCGCGGCCGGCATCCCGTACGACGTGATGGTCACCGGTGTCGGCTGGATCCAGCCGTTCGCGTCGAAGCGGATCTTCGAGGACCTCGGCAGGTACGGCGTGACGCCCGACTTCATCAGGGAGAAGAGCACCCCGGCCCTGATCCCGGCGGTGACGTACGACGGCAAGCTGTACGGGTACCCGCTGGTCGCCGACGCCCGCGCCGTCGCGCTGCGGAAGAGCGCGTTCCTCGAGGCCGGGCTGGACCCGGACAAGCCGCCGACGTCGCTGGCGGACCTCAAGGCCGACGCGGAGAAGCTGACCAAGCGGGACAAGAACGGCAACATCACCCGCAGCGGCTTCGACCTCGCGTCGGCGACCGGCTTCCGGCAGTCGTTCACCACCTTCCTGGCCTCGACCGGTACGTCGCTGTACGTCAAGGGCCAGCCGAACTTCGACAACAAGCAAGGCCTCGACACGCTGCTCTGGATCAAGTCGATGATCAACAACGTGCAGCCGTACGGGCAGACGAACGCGGCGCAGCAGCCGCTGGTACTGACCGGCGAGGCCGCGATGGGCATCGTGAACGGCGGCGTCGACTGCTCCGCGGACGGCATCGGCCAGAAGAACTGTGACGACCTGAAGTTCTTCCGCTTCGACAGTGGCAAGGAGATCGAGTACGTCGGCGGCGACCTGGCGTCGATCGGGTCCCGCAGCCGGCACAAGGACGCGGCCTGGGCGTTCATCCAGTCGCTGACGACACCGGCGAACCTGGACATGATCGCCAAGCTGAACAAGAAGGTCCCGGCCTACAAGGACGCCAGCAACTCGCCGCAGGCGAAGTCGAACCCGCTGAGCCAGTTCGTCGCCGACGGCCTGGTGTACGCGGTCAACGAGAACGAAGTACCGAGCAACTGGCTCGAGATGCGCGGCAACTTCGACATCCAGCTCACCCAGGCGGTACTCGGCCAGAAGGATCCGGCGAAGGTGCTGCACAACCTGGCAGGACAATCCCGATGA
- a CDS encoding carbohydrate ABC transporter permease, translated as MSTTLERPALTSAGKVASSKGDRTLVRGQVRTGWALLTPALLHSGIFIVVPVIAVVVLSLTDYSFGDSFDWVGFTNYTDLFRDPNFLASLWHTVLYAIVVIPISMAISLAVAIGLNQRIRGLGFFRTAFYVPTVTATVAVATIWLWIYNPGSGLANGFLSLFGFAPNQWLADPGTALPSLMLVGIWQGLGTKIIIYLAALQSVSRDLVESAQLDGAGRWQRFANVTWPAIGPVQFFVLITSIVGTFQVFDLVYVMTQGGPGSSTRVLVMDIYQNAFQNLKLGYASAETVIMMIVIAIFIAAGRRLQKADTND; from the coding sequence ATGAGTACAACTCTTGAACGTCCCGCGCTCACGTCCGCCGGCAAGGTCGCGTCGTCGAAGGGCGACCGGACCCTGGTCCGTGGTCAGGTCCGGACCGGCTGGGCACTGCTGACCCCCGCGCTGCTGCACTCCGGCATCTTCATCGTGGTCCCGGTGATCGCGGTCGTGGTGCTCAGCCTGACCGACTACAGCTTCGGCGACTCGTTCGACTGGGTCGGTTTCACCAACTACACCGACCTGTTCCGGGACCCGAACTTCCTGGCGTCGCTGTGGCACACCGTGCTGTACGCGATCGTGGTGATCCCGATCTCGATGGCGATCTCGCTCGCGGTCGCGATCGGCCTGAACCAGCGGATCCGCGGTCTCGGCTTCTTCCGTACGGCGTTCTACGTCCCGACCGTGACCGCGACCGTCGCGGTGGCCACCATCTGGCTGTGGATCTACAACCCGGGCTCCGGCCTGGCGAACGGGTTCCTCAGCCTGTTCGGATTCGCGCCGAACCAGTGGCTGGCCGACCCGGGGACCGCGCTGCCGTCGCTGATGCTGGTCGGCATCTGGCAAGGCCTCGGTACCAAGATCATCATCTACCTGGCCGCGCTGCAGAGCGTGTCCCGCGACCTGGTCGAGTCCGCCCAGCTGGACGGTGCGGGCCGCTGGCAACGGTTCGCCAACGTCACCTGGCCGGCCATCGGCCCGGTGCAGTTCTTCGTCCTGATCACGTCGATCGTCGGTACCTTCCAGGTGTTCGACCTGGTGTACGTGATGACGCAGGGCGGCCCGGGTTCGTCGACCCGGGTGCTGGTGATGGACATCTACCAGAACGCGTTCCAGAACCTGAAACTCGGCTACGCGTCCGCTGAGACCGTGATCATGATGATCGTGATCGCGATCTTCATCGCGGCCGGACGCCGGCTCCAGAAGGCGGATACCAATGACTAG
- a CDS encoding carbohydrate ABC transporter permease codes for MTSVSLPAVGSAKPPAFRAGRILLYVVLTVGALLMIVPFVWMALTAFKSNGEIAKFSWLPSELRWRNFVEAMQTAPFLRYFRNSLFIAVGETAFTLAVCTTAGYALAKLPIRGGKTLLNYFIVLLMVPFQIILVPLFLIVKSIPLFGGNNILGQGGIGWLNSWWGLIIPLGAAPLFTFLARQFYVSLPDQLAQAARVDGLGEFGIFWRIMTPLVKPALITIAVFQIEAAWNGFLWPLMITTSDEMRPLQLGLAIFSQNPAEIQWPYLMAGTALATLPMIVLFVFAQKRFVEGMANVGIKG; via the coding sequence ATGACTAGTGTTTCGTTGCCGGCCGTCGGTTCCGCGAAGCCGCCGGCGTTCCGGGCAGGCCGGATCCTGCTGTACGTCGTACTCACCGTCGGCGCGCTGCTGATGATCGTGCCGTTCGTGTGGATGGCGCTGACCGCGTTCAAGAGCAACGGGGAGATCGCGAAGTTCAGCTGGTTGCCGTCGGAGCTGCGCTGGCGGAACTTCGTCGAGGCGATGCAGACCGCGCCGTTCCTGCGGTACTTCCGGAACAGCCTGTTCATCGCGGTGGGCGAGACGGCGTTCACGCTGGCGGTCTGTACGACGGCCGGGTACGCGCTGGCCAAGCTCCCGATCCGCGGCGGCAAGACGTTGCTGAACTACTTCATCGTGCTGCTGATGGTGCCGTTCCAGATCATCCTGGTGCCGCTGTTCCTGATCGTGAAGTCGATCCCGCTGTTCGGCGGCAACAACATCCTCGGCCAGGGCGGCATCGGCTGGCTGAACTCGTGGTGGGGCCTGATCATCCCGCTCGGCGCGGCGCCGCTGTTCACGTTCCTCGCGCGGCAGTTCTACGTGTCGCTGCCGGACCAGCTGGCGCAGGCGGCGCGGGTGGACGGGCTCGGCGAGTTCGGGATCTTCTGGCGGATCATGACCCCGCTGGTGAAGCCGGCGCTGATCACGATCGCGGTGTTCCAGATCGAGGCCGCCTGGAACGGATTCCTCTGGCCGCTGATGATCACCACCTCGGACGAGATGCGCCCGCTGCAGCTGGGGCTGGCGATCTTCTCCCAGAACCCGGCCGAGATCCAGTGGCCGTACCTGATGGCCGGTACGGCGCTCGCGACACTGCCGATGATCGTGCTGTTCGTGTTCGCCCAGAAACGCTTCGTCGAAGGCATGGCAAACGTGGGAATCAAGGGCTGA